The Pempheris klunzingeri isolate RE-2024b chromosome 15, fPemKlu1.hap1, whole genome shotgun sequence genome contains the following window.
atCTGTCTTGAAGCACGATGGAGGAGTCGGACCTGCTGAAAGAGAGGCTACAGGCCATCACTGTAATGCTTTACTATGTTTAATATCTCCTCAGTCATGTGTAGCATCTCCTACAGTAATACCTTGAATGCATATATCTGCATCACTGCTGACTATCTACTGCGACTTTAAACTCACTTATtcagatgtttctgtttttaatctaaCAGGAAAAGCATCATATTCAGAGAGACATTAGACAGAGGAAACTGGAATTGGACCAAGAGAAACTCAAACTACAGCATCTAAAGGTCCACTACACTCATTTATACATAAACATTGTCTGAATAAATCTATAAATGGTCTGCAATAACACCATATGAGGcatgtgttaaagtgtgtggaTGGGTGGGTATTATCTCTTATTAGTGTGAATAATCACTGTCCATCTGTTTGTCTACAAATGCTCGTGTTATTATACTCGTCATGACCTCCTCAGGCACACTGGCCACCAGGAACTGTTATATGCACTCATTTAGAGAACAACGATCAGAGGAAGTAACACCTGTTGACAGCTGTAGGTGAAGTTTTTAATGGTATCCACTTATCCAGTCATTGACCACTGTGTCCTATCCtttgaaataatcagaaaaaagCTCTTAAAGAGAAGTGGCTGCTACAGGACTCagtttcccacaatgcaacagaTTCCCCACATCAACAGAGCCTTCAATCTGACCAGCAGGAGACCAGAGCACTGCAGCTCAACATCCAGAGGTACTAaacatagacagacacacaccacagaaacagggacacacacatggTGGTATGACCTGGACCTGATGCTGACCTGCACTGTGTCTCTGGCCCTTTAGGATAGAAATGGAGGTGGAGTctctggagagagaggagtcTGTGATTTCTGCCAACGAGAGCTTCATCCTCGACAGACTAAAGGCTGTGGAGAAAAGTCCAGAGGAGATTAtcaaggcacacacacaaacacacacacacacacactcactgtgtcccacagttgtgttttttgtgcccttactaatttgtgtgtgtcttccagGAGGCCCAGGATAGCTTTATCCCTGGTAAGTCATGACTAATTGTGTTGGATGTTTAAACCAACACCAGGGTGGGATGTTAAcagttctgttttgttctgttgtcaCACAGAGCCTTTACAGGTCACCACGGTGATCCCTGATGTCCCAGAATCCCTCTCTCCAGCAGTTAACAAAAACTCTGAACCAAACATACCAAGGAAGAGTGAGCTCCTTTTTACTCATTCCTGTTAAGTCATTCATTTGCAGATTATGGTATTCTGACATGGATTCACAAATTTAGAGTTCACTCATAGTCCCGTAGTTTGATGACAAAGAACCTTGACATAATACTCCACTGAAAGCCTGCGCTTTATTATCACACACTCACTTGAAATATGTGTGAGAAGCTTGTACATGGCTCCCCTGCAGAGGGTAGCAGCTGTAGTCAGCTTAGATTAGTCACAATGGATTCTAGTGGTGACCTCAGTGCCGATCTGACACTCTTCACCAGTCAAAGCCAAATTCTTTGTTAAGGGGAGACCCAGtgattaaataattcaaaatgaaggattcaagaatcccctaATGAGCAAGCACTAGGTGACtgtggcaaggaaaaactccccctTTGCATTGGGTTTgaatgagggagagagtgggagTTGGGGGCAATAGGGTCTAGTGTCTGCAGCACTATCAACAAGATGATCAATTTGGGAGCGACTGAAGTTTGCATAGGAGTTCTTTGCTGATTTGAGACATGGCTTTGAATGAAATGCTGATTTAACACTGACTatgtctgtcctctctctgtgtctcagcaGTGGTTACCACAGAGATCAATGTAACTAAAAACCTGTTGAAGGGGGAAAGCACAATACTTTCTACTGCAACAGTTCCTCCTGAGGAGTTAAACCAGCACACCGGACTCAGAGTTTATGACGACAGCTGGGAGGAGGTATTACTATTAATAACAATATGATAATGACCATAATAGTAAAGATTTCTCAATTTGTGAAGCACATTACAATATTGTTATAGTGCTCctaacaagcacacaaacaaatgattgGTCCAATACAGAATGTCTCCTGTTAATAAATAGGCACAAAAGCTCATTACTCACTAAAAGTAATTAGTAAATCTGTAGAATCCATTCCCAGCACTAATGGAAGCCAGTGCAAAGAGGCTACACTGGGGTTTATGTGGTTTTGTTGGCCACAGTTTGGCCGTGGCACTTTGAATAAGTTGAGGACATGAGTGGGCTTTGGCAGTCAGGCAGGTGAAGAGAGAGTTCATCAGTTCTGGAGAAGATGAAAGCATGAAGGGGTTTTTCAAGTCAGACAATAACAGAAATGATGTAACGTTGGAAAGATTACAAAGTTGATATAAGATGATATAAGTTGATATAAAAACGTTACATTAGGAGGACAAAAAACCGATAATCCTAGATTACCTGGCGATTTCTACATTTCACATAGACTTAGTGACACTAACAGGAGTTTTCTTCATTGAAGGAAGTTATTTCACATCCAATGCTTGACGTCAGTAAAACACTTCTCTGAAGGATGTCGAACTGCTGGTGGAGCTGAACACATAGAGTTTGGACAAATGAAGTTGCTTGTCATTGGGATAGGAATAAACAACGTAGATTATGTAAATGAAAAGCTTCATTGTAAACTGTGTAGATAAATACCTACCTTTCCTATTGCTTGTTTTCCACTTCCAGTAGTGACCCCTCTCTGTTCTGTCTTCCCTGGAACATGAGCTTTTGCTGCTTTTACCAGTAACCTTTCATTGTGTTCTCCTAATACTAATCCGTATTCTTTTCTCACATGACCAGAGCTGTGTGTCAGAGCTGTCCGCTAACGAGGTGGGACAATTGCTGAGAAGTGCCACAGTCCACCGCCAAGTAAACCAAAACCACCAAAACCACAGCAGAAGGCAGGAGCATTGGTTTTACAACCACCAAGATGAGAAAGTAGAGGGAGATGACCTCAGAAACAATATAGTGGAGAAAGACCTTGGCTGCAGGGAAAACTGGCAAAGAAAACCATTAGCAGAGCAGTGCTATAGTCTCCAGGAAAGCCACCCCaaaagacaggaagagacaaAGAGCCAAAGCAACCTGAGGGAAGGTCATCGCTTTAGAAACCACAAAGGGCTGGgacatcaccatggcaaccagaaTGATTGGCATTACAGTTCATACCAGGTGAGAAGCTGTTACAATATTCAGGAAGGTGTGCCTGCTAGCCACCCCACCAACACCATCAGCAGAAGCAACAGTAGGGTAAATGGAGGCAAAGCCAATGGCTGCCTTCCCCCCAGATCACATGACCAGGAAGTGGTGTCTGCCTCCCAACAGCAGCTCTGCTACACTCCAGCCAGTTATATTCCTCTGTGTGATTACATCAGCGTGGACGAAGATGAACTTTATCACTACAGCCACAATGGGAACCCAGCCTCTGCTTTGTACGGTGGCTCCATGCACTCTGACCGAGCGCCCTCCCCCCTCTATGGAGATGACGCCCTCTACACCATCCTCAACGCCATGGATACCACTGAGCCAGTCACAGCTATCTTCATGGGCTTCCAGACGACGCAGGATGACAGTGGGCAGGGGGTGCAGTTTGAGGGCTCCCTGAAAGCAGAGCTGGTCGTCATTGAGGACGATGATGACATCAGCATGAAGGACAAGAAGACCCACGGCAAGCTAAGGGACAATAGTAATCCAACAGGAAGTTTAGTGAATGGAAACATGGGAACTGGAGACGCATGGAAGGAGAAGCGGGTGGACCGAGGTACcaggaagacacagaaaaaacacaaaccctGCTGTACGGTCTGTTAGCTGGACTTACTAATGCATGCCTGAGTGTTCAGATCAGTAACCAGCTGTGTCAGTCACATATACTGAAGAACTTGTTTAAAATAGTGTCTGAAGTGACTGAACGCTGGACCGAGAGATAATGAAAACCCTGAACTTCAGCTAAAACTAAGTAGAGTCTGTATGATGAGATGGACagtgctgcaggtcttttgtaGTCGTTATAGTGCTGTACAGCGGTTTGCAACGTAGGTTTTAGAGACACCTAGTGGTACTCAGATAAATGACAGCTAAGTCACTACTTCCAACTAGATTCTAGATATTCACTCAGTAAGAGAGTAACTGTGACAGTTCTCATGACTGGTCTGACTTTGCTACACAGCATCAAATTGTCTGTAAATGTGTCTGATGTATGTATAATATATCAGATGATGACACTAATAAACCTTTGTTACGTATTGATGTGGGTAATGATAACAGCtcgttctgtgtgtgtgctggcctaagcctgttggtgtgtgtatgtgtgtaggtgtgtgtatgatgtgAGTCAGCTCAGATGTCCTCCACAGATCACCCTGGATATCAGCTCAGTTTATACTGACACTGATGTCAATATTTACCTTC
Protein-coding sequences here:
- the LOC139214217 gene encoding palmdelphin-like, which gives rise to MEESDLLKERLQAITEKHHIQRDIRQRKLELDQEKLKLQHLKKKALKEKWLLQDSVSHNATDSPHQQSLQSDQQETRALQLNIQRIEMEVESLEREESVISANESFILDRLKAVEKSPEEIIKEAQDSFIPAVVTTEINVTKNLLKGESTILSTATVPPEELNQHTGLRVYDDSWEESCVSELSANEVGQLLRSATVHRQVNQNHQNHSRRQEHWFYNHQDEKVEGDDLRNNIVEKDLGCRENWQRKPLAEQCYSLQESHPKRQEETKSQSNLREGHRFRNHKGLGHHHGNQNDWHYSSYQVRSCYNIQEGVPASHPTNTISRSNSRVNGGKANGCLPPRSHDQEVVSASQQQLCYTPASYIPLCDYISVDEDELYHYSHNGNPASALYGGSMHSDRAPSPLYGDDALYTILNAMDTTEPVTAIFMGFQTTQDDSGQGVQFEGSLKAELVVIEDDDDISMKDKKTHGKLRDNSNPTGSLVNGNMGTGDAWKEKRVDRGTRKTQKKHKPCCTVC